From a region of the Mercurialis annua linkage group LG1-X, ddMerAnnu1.2, whole genome shotgun sequence genome:
- the LOC126665110 gene encoding uncharacterized protein LOC126665110 has protein sequence MANTRAATSKSPTDKSQSKKNPPMKSKVVATKRKVDFKDIPSTSKQRRLQNDEEESDSDFETVSDNKNKKDNKIALPSRYIRDGDYFIKPNEHFSVKVQHFEGVNVISNIKKILSPQNLEKFSTSCFGFFLKMNDYILQPQLVHSLLLREIKQPNYYELWINVSGKLLKFSLDEFAVVTGLNCTENVDMKLYKKSDSDFKLNCFGNITKVSKKNVEDSFLLKRWSSEEESFKLAVLYFVELFLYNNQADAIVRDEHINIVGNGEYENFAWGKDVFHCTIEFLKSKLSSVKRCDFLKKNKNVGVPPNTCRYDGFPLAFQCWFFECCPASNGTLAECSGSHIPRILKWKITELRQRKYLDRHFFSQSAEKLKLSNLHPTAEERSVLNLGGMFLKKKRKAPIEETMHGGNVDASLHEKIKKLDMDQTSMYTEFTLFKSFVENKFSEVVGLLGDLKSLVSNSVHNEHVKEDDSDYDEQTPDASDDETTSNSSEKEEDSRLEGHDIVANVNETIDSTDQNDQGKATDQGTEHETALHEESKVSEQGTNHGHQGIEHAGQEKETEQGTNHEHQAKESETALHEDQGTEQPGHEQVAEKVVAFDELQCPSLFDDIDPSALHKAADIVEREFEISNATEDPPIDCTPVAVYVPRRKVKGLNPLDDNLGSITHSPQMDAWLAWIDVGFKRNNYAPADNILDHGLNLGVLTIYVKLWWHSLVYRGVFLDDTHIDVGMYFIRKKAKYNPHNGLRITTTDCLFDDRIQGLFMLYTKNKGDTSTVADLNIAADYVQGYGILCNTPWKDVDEVLFPMHLTNKKHWVLGRFVFKDRCVYVYNSLDTATSKKESEKAAKKYSVVLPRIFALLDIYNLRTDIDLQSPAYRNKLPDSPFSVSYVTDLPIQKKSDCGAFVLAFAEHLIRSQPIPSEFLIESHRERIAYLFFKYATMKHDNNIDSDEEVEPKPKMKGVIRI, from the exons ATGGCGAATACTAGGGCTGCCACCTCCAAATCGCCGACCGATAAATCTCAATCAAAGAAAAACCCGCCTATGAAGTCGAAAGTTGTTGCAACCAAAAGGAAGGTTGATTTCAAAGATATTCCTTCAACCAGCAAGCAACGTAGGCTTCAGAATGATGAAGAAGAGAGTGACAGTGATTTTGAAACTGTCAGtgataacaaaaacaaaaaggaCAACAAAATTGCTCTTCCTTCTCGCTATATTAGG GATGGGGACTACTTTATCAAGCCTAATGAACATTTTTCAGTCAAGGTTCAGCATTTTGAAGGGGTAAATGTTATatcaaatattaagaaaattttGTCACCTCAAAATTTGGAAAAGTTTTCAACAAGTTGTTTTGGGTTTTTTCTTAAAATGAACGACTATATATTGCAACCTCAATTGGTCCACAGTTTACTTTTGAGAGAAATAAAACAACCAAACTACTATGAACTGTGGATTAATGTGTCGGGCAAATTGCTCAAATTCTCTCTTGATGAATTTGCAGTAGTTACTGGTCTTAATTGTACCGAAAACGTCGATATGAAATTGTACAAGAAATCTGATTCTGATTTTAAACTCAACTGTTTTGGAAAtattacaaaggtttcaaaaaaaaatgtagaGGACAGTTTTTTATTGAAGCGTTGGTCCTCTGAAGAAGAGTCTTTCAAATTGGCGGTTTTGTATTTTGTCGAACTATTTTTGTATAATAACCAGGCAGACGCAATTGTTCGTGACGAACATATCAACATTGTGGGTAATGGGGAATATGAAAATTTTGCTTGGGGCAAAGATGTTTTTCACTGTACGATTGAGTTTTTAAAAAGTAAGTTGAGTTCAGTAAAAAGATGTGATTTTCTTAAGAAAAACAAGAATGTTGGTGTACCTCCCAACACTTGTCGGTACGATGGTTTTCCTCTTGCTTTTCAATGTTGGTTTTTTGAATGCTGCCCCGCGTCAAATGGAACCTTGGCTGAATGTTCTGGAAGTCATATCCCTCGTATTTTGAAATGGAAGATCACAGAATTGAGGCAACGCAAGTATTTAGATCGACATTTTTTTTCACAATCTGCTGAAAAG TTGAAACTGTCCAACCTACACCCAACTGCTGAGGAGAGATCAGTACTTAATTTGGGTGGCATGTTCCTGAAAAAGAAGCGGAAAGCGCCAATCGAGGAAACAATGCATGGAGGAAATGTTGATGCTAGTTtgcatgaaaaaattaaaaagctaGACATGGATCAAACCAGTATGTATACTGAATTTACATTGTTCAAGAGTTTTGTCGAGAATAAGTTCTCAGAAGTTGTTGGTCTTCTTGGGGATTTGAAGAGCCTAGTTTCGAATAGTGTTCATAACGAACATGTTAAG GAGGACGATTCTGATTACGACGAGCAAACCCCAGATGCATCTGACGATGAGACAACTTCAAATAGTTccgaaaaagaagaagattcaCGGCTTGAAGGTCATGACATTGTGGCAAATGTCAATGAAACAATTGACTCAACTGACCAAAATGATCAAGGAAAGGCAACTGACCAAGGAACTGAACATGAAACAGCCCTTCATGAAGAATCAAAAGTGAGTGAGCAAGGAACTAACCATGGACACCAAGGAATTGAACATGCTGGTCAAGAAAAAGAGACTGAGCAAGGAACTAACCATGAACACCAAGCAAAAGAGAGTGAAACAGCCCTGCATGAAGACCAAGGAACTGAGCAACCTGGCCATGAACAAGTTGCTGAAAAG GTTGTTGCATTCGATGAACTTCAATGTCCAAGTCTCTTTGACGATATTGATCCAAGTGCGTTACACAAAGCAGCAGACATAGTTGAGAGGgagtttgaaatttcaaatgcAACGGAG GACCCACCTATTGATTGTACTCCAGTAGCTGTTTATGTTCCACGCAGGAAGGTCAAAGGTTTGAATCCTCTTGATGATAATCTTGGTAGCATCACACATTCACCTCAGATGGATGCGTGGCTTGCTTGGATTGACGTTGGATTTAA GAGAAATAACTACGCACCTGCTGACAACATATTGGACCACGGTTTAAATCTAGGAGTTCTCACCATTTACGTAAAGCTGTGGTGGCATTCACTCGTTTATCGTGGCGTATTCTTGGACGACACT CATATCGACGTCGGCATGTATTTTATTCGCAAGAAGGCTAAGTATAATCCACACAATGGATTGCGAATAACCACCACAGACTGTCTTTTTGATGACAGAATACAGGGGTTGTTTATGCTTTATACGAAAAACAAGGGCGATACATCAACGGTCGCCGATCTAAACATTGCTGCTGATTACGTCCAAGGTTATGGCATTCTATGCAACACTCCATGGAAAGATGTGGATGAGGTGCTGTTTCCAATGCATTTAACCAACAAAAAACATTGGGTTTTGGGTCGTTTTGTGTTTAAAGACAGGTGTGTATACGTTTACAATTCGTTGGACACTGCTACGTCCAAGAAAGAATCAGAAAAAGCTGCGAAGAAATATTCAGTCGTGCTTCCCAGGATTTTTGCTCTTTTGGATATTTACAATCTTCGGACAGACATAGACCTACAATCACCTGCCTATCGAAATAAATTGCCGGATTCCCCTTTTTCCGTTTCATATGTCACTGATCTACCAATTCAGAAGAaaag CGATTGCGGAGCATTTGTTTTGGCTTTCGCTGAACATTTGATCAGAAGTCAACCAATTCCATCAGAGTTTTTGATTGAGAGCCATCGTGAACGGATTGCGTATCTGTTTTTTAAGTATGCAACCATGAAGCATGATAACAACATTGACAGTGATGAGGAGGTGGAACCCAAACCAAAGATGAAGGGCGTTATCAGAATTTAA
- the LOC126665905 gene encoding SPX domain-containing protein 1-like has translation MKFGKSLSNQIEETLPEWRDKFLSYKELKKRLKLIEPNKDRPNKRQKLDAPAGESFDGFSGNTGDNNSDGPMTEEEIYFIKLLEDELEKFNTFFVEQEEEYIIRLKELQDRVAKAKDCNEEMIKIRKEIVDFHGEMVLLENYSSLNYTGLVKILKKYDKRTGALIRLPFIQKVLQQPFFTTDLLYKLVKECEIMLDRLFPVIDLPSSVEVADGDEACDPSTSDTTTTIITAENDGLYMKSTISALRVLKEIRSGSSTVSVFSLPPLQISGLEDAWKKVPILEQEAK, from the exons ATGAAGTTTGGCAAGAGCCTTAGCAACCAGATCGAGGAAACATTACCTGAATGGAGAGACAAGTTTCTCTCTTACAAAGAACTTAAAAAGCGATTGAAGCTTATCGAGCCGAACAAAGATAGACCTAACAAACGCCAGAAACTCGACGCTCCCGCCGGTGAGTCCTTCGACGGTTTTTCCGGCAACACTGGAGACAACAATAGCGACGGTCCGATGACTGAAGAAGAAATCTATTTTATTAAACTATTAGAAGATGAGTTAGAGAAGTTTAATACTTTCTTTGTTGAACAAGAGGAAGAGTATATCATCAGATTAAAG GAATTGCAAGATAGAGTAGCAAAGGCAAAGGATTGCAATGAGGAGAtgataaaaattagaaaagaaattGTTGATTTTCATGGAGAAATGGTTTTACTTGAGAATTATAGCTCCCTTAATTACACAG GACTGGTAAAAATTCTGAAGAAGTATGACAAAAGAACGGGTGCTTTAATTCGGTTACCCTTCATTCAAAAAGTTTTGCAACAGCCCTTTTTCACGACAGATTTGCTTTACAAACTTGTGAAAGAATGCGAAATTATGCTGGACCGCCTTTTTCCTGTAATCGATCTGCCATCTTCCGTTGAAGTTGCTGACGGGGACGAAGCGTGTGATCCTTCGACTTCTGATACGACTACTACTATTATTACTGCGGAGAACGACGGATTGTATATGAAGAGCACCATTTCAGCATTAAGAGTATTGAAGGAAATACGGAGTGGAAGTTCTACGGTTAGTGTGTTTTCGTTGCCTCCGTTGCAGATTAGCGGGTTGGAGGATGCTTGGAAGAAGGTTCCGATTCTGGAACAGGAAGCCAAGTAG